The genomic DNA tgcatcccaaaTAGTAAAACAACTTCAATGAAGAGTGAGTTGTCAACAGTAAACAAAAGGGAACAAAAAACGTATTACCTTTCATACTGGTGTTCTGGTCTGACACAATGTCCTTTTCACTGGCTGAGCTTCCAATGTACACCGATTCTGGCTGTGCAGCAAATGGCAGCTCTACAGTGGTAGATACCTGCTGTTCCTCATTCCAGTTCCCTTGGTTTTCACTGTTGTTATAAGCTAccatggacaaaaaaaaaaaaaaagatcaaactTTTCCAAACAGATGTGAAAACTGAACAGACATCTGTGCACAATCATTTTCCATTACTATAGCAGTTCTATGGATTTACCTCCTGAGATGGTGCTTGATGGGTCATCATCGGCTTCTATCCATGACTCTTGAAAATCTGTGCAGGCTGGAGGAGAGGCCTCCAGTTTAGGTATTGGGTAATTGGCCCATGCCTTTGCATTGGGATTGAGGTCTGAGATCTTTGAAGATTCCTTTAAAAATTAGAAAATATGAGTTACACATTTGTGTGGTTTTTATTAGACTGTGCATAATTATAATTCGACCCATCTGTTAGCGTCTACATAAACCAGTGCCTTTAGAAATTACTGATCACATTCAATATTCATAAACACAATGgctccaaaaaatatttggacagttAAGCCACACTGAAGGTATGAATGTCATTGCTGTagaaactagggatgtgcaaaactaccaattttcataatgGGCAACCAGAGGTTAATGATAGTGTACAATTAGGCTCTTATGTTCACATGACCCCGATCAGACAAATTTCAGGAGAGATATACGGATGCAAAGCGCAGCTCAACATGGTAATGAATGGATATTCAAATTGGCTAAAAATATAACATCATAATGCACAAAGCCATCAAAGTAagagaaataattaaaaaagaaaggcTCCAGCAGAGCTGCACAAAACCACTTATGCGCATCCTGAACGCAAAATGACACACATCAATATAATCGTAGTGCTTAAGGGGGATCCTTGCTGTGGATTCAAAAGCACACAACTGCAAGATAATATTAATGACATGAAGCAGCTTAAACTTTTTAACTGCAACCATTTAAGCGGtttcagacagaatcagcaaaagacaTTAATCTCTCCACAACACCTCATAAATATGGGACtattactcacagcagaggatttaacatCCGACAGTGATagtcttgaaatgtattgttgatttgCCACTTTAATTTCTGTAACAGCAGCACATAAAAGTATTAAGCTTAAAGAATTAGAGACGAAACTTGGagagggttttactgtgctgactgCTATTCACTCTTAAACACAGCAAGCTATCATCATGCGAAAAAGCTCACAAAGTtgcatatattaattaatttgaaaaatgCGTCACCAAtttaaaccaccaccactaaagAGATTCATGTTAGTAGTCGACCTCACTAATTGACTAGGGATGTTTCAGGGTGGTCAACTAATCATCCAACAACTGACTGGTCGATTAGTAGACTACCATGGCACA from Xyrauchen texanus isolate HMW12.3.18 unplaced genomic scaffold, RBS_HiC_50CHRs HiC_scaffold_217, whole genome shotgun sequence includes the following:
- the LOC127641884 gene encoding la-related protein 4B-like codes for the protein MTSDQEGKTIVEPQVQQSQDVKEKEIALLESSKISDLNPNAKAWANYPIPKLEASPPACTDFQESWIEADDDPSSTISGAYNNSENQGNWNEEQQVSTTVELPFAAQPESVYIGSSASEKDIVSDQNTSMKGLDDSDSSSQLEDLREQLKATLEFCLSR